The Pseudarthrobacter defluvii DNA window CGGACACCCGCACCCTATCGTTTCCGCTCATCTGCTAATCCTCTGCTGAAAATCCGGATCGATCTTCCCGAGCCGCCCGAACCAGCCGTCCAGGCACCCTCGGACGAAGGCCCGGTATTGTCCCTTGCGGTTTGCTCCGTACATGATCCTGAAGAGATCGCTGACGATTTGGAAACGGAGCCTGCGGAGTAGCCAGACCGGAAACCTGGCACCGTACTGCCGCCAGAGGTGGATCTGGTTGCGGGCCATGTAGTACACCCGCCAAGGAGCATGCGAATGCACATGGCGTTTTCGGCCCAGGAACGAGACATGCCACCCGAAGAGCATCAATGGTTGTGCCTGACCCAGAGCATGAGTCATGTTGCAGCCCCTGCCGACCAGGGTTGCTAGACCGTGAGACCTGACGCGGAGGTTGTATTCGGAATCGACGAAGTCGATAAAGAGGCGCTCGTCGAGCATGCCAACGGTGTTGAGTGTAGAAACCGGGATGACGGCACCAGACTGGAGGGGATCGAAGGCCTCAGGGAAACGGGCACCCCGGGTGAGAAGCGGAACGTTGAGTCCGTTGTGCGACTGGGCACTGACCAGGCCGACGTTGACGCCGCTGGTACGGGCCGCCGCGAAGGTTTCGAGTGCGGCGGCAATGTAGCCATCGTCGAGGGCGGAGTCCTGGTCGAGGGTGACCACGAAGTCCGGCGACCAGCTCTTCAGTGCTGTCTCGATGCCCGCATTCAGTGCTGCGGCGATCCCGACGTTGTCGGGCATGCGCACGACCGTGCACCCCAGGTCTTCCAACTCCCGCAGCACGCCGCTGGTCTGCTGGAAATCCGAGCCGTCGTCGACCACTACTGTATGGATGACTTGCTGGTTGAGTTGCTTGACCCTCTCCGGCAGATCCTGGGGAGGGTGGAAGGCCGAAACTACGGCCACCAC harbors:
- a CDS encoding glycosyltransferase, whose product is MTHQSEPRVVAVVSAFHPPQDLPERVKQLNQQVIHTVVVDDGSDFQQTSGVLRELEDLGCTVVRMPDNVGIAAALNAGIETALKSWSPDFVVTLDQDSALDDGYIAAALETFAAARTSGVNVGLVSAQSHNGLNVPLLTRGARFPEAFDPLQSGAVIPVSTLNTVGMLDERLFIDFVDSEYNLRVRSHGLATLVGRGCNMTHALGQAQPLMLFGWHVSFLGRKRHVHSHAPWRVYYMARNQIHLWRQYGARFPVWLLRRLRFQIVSDLFRIMYGANRKGQYRAFVRGCLDGWFGRLGKIDPDFQQRISR